In Candidatus Desulforudis audaxviator MP104C, a genomic segment contains:
- a CDS encoding ISNCY family transposase, producing the protein MKPKEARRLGIMERVLAGKVSIRQAAILLGLSERQVMRLKKGMKQEGEAFLVHKNRGRKPKHAITHDVRDRIISLASEELKDASCEHMAELLEELYEISISGRSLRRIFKQAGIKNRHSRRAKRRKRRSRERMPQEGLLVQSDASPYAWFEDRGPKACLHGNIDDATGKILALWFRPEEDLYGYLMVLNLTVINHGIPVSLYTDGHSIFFSPKKDKLSIDEELAGKTVALTQFGKALEELGINHIQARSPQAKGRIERLWETLQSRLVIEMRLRGISNIEDANAFLPVFIERFNARFAVWAADPEPAFKPAPTSERLNEIIAFREERTASNGSTISFHCKTYQLIDVKDQAVSLAPRAKVTVLTHLDGTISAKYGDKVFSLREFVPQPAPKAEIRQAKPRREPAPVTADHPWRQISPIAPKPSTPVEAYLEAKRKRFRKYAF; encoded by the coding sequence TTGAAACCCAAGGAAGCCAGGAGACTAGGTATTATGGAACGGGTCCTTGCAGGCAAGGTATCCATTCGGCAGGCTGCCATCCTCCTTGGTCTCAGCGAACGTCAGGTTATGCGCCTCAAGAAAGGAATGAAACAGGAGGGTGAGGCTTTCCTCGTCCACAAAAACCGAGGCCGTAAACCAAAACACGCTATAACCCACGACGTCCGGGACCGGATCATCAGCCTCGCCTCAGAAGAACTCAAGGACGCAAGTTGCGAGCATATGGCTGAGCTGCTTGAGGAACTATATGAAATTTCGATCTCGGGCCGCAGCTTGCGTCGCATATTCAAGCAGGCCGGTATCAAGAATCGGCACAGCCGCCGAGCCAAGCGGCGGAAACGGCGCTCCCGCGAGCGCATGCCTCAAGAAGGGCTTTTGGTCCAAAGCGACGCCAGCCCGTACGCCTGGTTTGAAGATCGTGGCCCCAAGGCCTGCCTCCACGGTAATATTGATGACGCCACCGGTAAGATCCTGGCACTTTGGTTCCGGCCCGAAGAGGATCTGTACGGTTACTTGATGGTCTTAAACCTAACGGTCATAAATCACGGAATCCCGGTGAGCCTCTATACGGACGGCCACTCCATCTTCTTCTCACCGAAGAAGGACAAGTTGTCCATTGATGAGGAGCTGGCCGGCAAAACCGTTGCCCTGACCCAGTTCGGTAAGGCCCTGGAGGAATTGGGAATCAATCATATTCAGGCACGCTCTCCCCAAGCCAAAGGGCGTATAGAACGTTTGTGGGAAACCCTGCAGAGCCGTCTGGTGATAGAGATGCGCCTGCGAGGGATCTCCAACATTGAAGACGCGAACGCCTTTCTCCCGGTCTTTATTGAGCGCTTCAACGCCCGCTTCGCCGTTTGGGCCGCCGATCCGGAACCGGCCTTTAAACCCGCACCCACCAGTGAACGGCTCAACGAGATTATTGCCTTTCGGGAAGAGCGTACGGCTTCCAATGGTTCCACGATCTCGTTTCACTGTAAGACTTACCAGCTTATCGATGTCAAAGATCAAGCAGTTAGCCTGGCGCCCAGGGCGAAGGTTACGGTCCTTACTCATCTGGACGGGACGATAAGCGCCAAGTATGGCGATAAGGTGTTTTCGCTAAGGGAGTTCGTTCCCCAGCCGGCACCTAAGGCGGAGATCCGTCAAGCCAAGCCCCGCCGGGAACCTGCTCCGGTGACTGCGGATCATCCCTGGCGCCAGATTTCTCCCATAGCGCCCAAGCCTTCAACACCAGTGGAAGCGTACCTGGAAGCCAAGAGAAAGCGCTTCCGCAAGTACGCCTTTTAA
- a CDS encoding ArsA family ATPase produces MRIIVYTGKGGVGKTSVAAATALRAAELGYRTIVLSTDAAHSLGDSFDRPIGPEPVAVAPNLWVQEVDSRRQLERNWGKIRDYLTALFRSKQVGETLSEISVEELVVFPGLEELFCLLEIKRHHEEGRYDVIIMDCAPTGETLRLLSYPDLARWWLQRIFPVQRAVLKIARPVAQPLVSVPLPTVDVLDTVASFVRELEKMHALLTDTTQSSLRLVVNAEKMVIKEACRSFTYFNLFGFPTDLVVINRLLPAEVGDDYFRGWKDLQEKYVAVIEQSFAPLPIFRAPLFEHEVVGEESLRALAQSCFGAEDPTRLFYQGFSQSIVREGDGYLLSIRLPFVEKGQVSLAQKGDELQIQVGEFKRNVLLPRALVGRTATSAGFTNGVLKIRFGGETRDSS; encoded by the coding sequence GTGCGCATTATTGTTTATACCGGCAAGGGTGGGGTGGGGAAAACCAGCGTCGCGGCGGCGACGGCCTTGCGGGCCGCCGAACTGGGCTACCGCACCATCGTGCTGTCCACCGATGCGGCGCACAGCCTGGGCGATTCCTTCGACCGGCCCATTGGTCCCGAACCAGTGGCCGTGGCGCCCAACCTTTGGGTCCAGGAGGTTGACTCGCGGCGTCAACTTGAGCGCAACTGGGGCAAGATCCGGGATTACCTGACCGCCCTCTTTCGGAGCAAGCAGGTCGGCGAGACCCTGAGTGAGATCTCGGTCGAGGAACTGGTCGTCTTTCCGGGGCTGGAGGAGCTGTTCTGTCTCCTGGAAATAAAACGGCACCACGAGGAGGGGCGCTACGACGTCATCATCATGGACTGCGCCCCGACCGGGGAAACCCTGCGGTTGTTGAGCTATCCGGATCTGGCCCGGTGGTGGCTGCAGCGGATCTTTCCGGTGCAGCGGGCCGTGCTCAAGATTGCCCGGCCGGTGGCCCAGCCGCTGGTGAGTGTGCCCTTGCCGACGGTTGACGTCCTCGATACCGTGGCGTCCTTTGTGCGCGAGCTGGAGAAAATGCACGCGTTGTTGACCGATACCACACAAAGCAGCCTGCGGCTGGTCGTGAACGCCGAAAAGATGGTCATCAAGGAAGCCTGCCGAAGTTTTACTTATTTTAATCTCTTCGGTTTTCCCACCGATTTGGTGGTGATCAACCGGTTGCTGCCCGCCGAGGTGGGGGACGACTATTTCCGCGGCTGGAAGGATTTGCAGGAAAAATACGTGGCGGTCATTGAGCAGAGTTTTGCGCCTTTGCCCATTTTTCGGGCGCCGCTCTTCGAGCACGAGGTGGTGGGCGAGGAGTCCTTACGCGCCCTGGCCCAGAGCTGTTTTGGGGCGGAGGACCCGACCCGGCTATTCTATCAGGGCTTTTCCCAGAGCATTGTCCGGGAGGGGGACGGGTACCTGCTCTCGATCAGGTTGCCCTTTGTCGAAAAGGGTCAGGTTTCTTTGGCGCAAAAGGGGGACGAACTGCAGATCCAGGTGGGCGAATTCAAGCGTAACGTCTTGCTGCCGCGGGCGCTGGTTGGCCGCACCGCCACGAGCGCCGGTTTTACAAACGGCGTGTTGAAAATACGGTTTGGAGGTGAGACCCGTGACTCATCATGA
- a CDS encoding ADP-ribosylglycohydrolase family protein: MKVNKRERILGGLFGVTVGDALGVPVEFVSREDLRKKPVQEMFGYGTHHQPPGTWSDDTSLTLCLVESLVEAGYNLADAGKRFVRWYREGYWTPYGRAFDIGGATRQAILRLEGGVDPALAGPDDEMSNGNGSLMRILPAALYFAESEVEAMREAVCKISCLTHGHQRSQLACFLYALLANELLAGNTPGLAYEKMRERAPELCAGTALAGELPHFERILNGSLPGLPGREIRSDGYVVSTLEAAAWCLLNNATFSDTVLSAVNLGGDSDTTGAVAGSLAGVYYGYGAIPRKWLERLARFEEILALFEKFASLLTKNSLH; encoded by the coding sequence ATGAAAGTGAACAAAAGGGAGAGAATCCTGGGCGGACTGTTCGGCGTGACCGTGGGGGATGCCCTGGGAGTGCCGGTGGAATTTGTGTCCCGGGAGGACCTGCGCAAAAAACCGGTTCAAGAGATGTTCGGCTACGGTACTCACCACCAGCCCCCGGGAACGTGGTCGGACGACACTTCTTTGACACTGTGCCTGGTGGAAAGCCTAGTCGAGGCCGGATACAATCTGGCGGACGCCGGGAAGAGATTTGTCCGGTGGTACCGAGAAGGCTACTGGACCCCTTACGGGAGGGCATTCGACATCGGCGGCGCTACCCGGCAGGCGATCCTGCGGCTGGAGGGCGGAGTTGACCCCGCCCTGGCCGGCCCGGACGACGAGATGAGCAACGGCAACGGGTCACTCATGCGCATTTTGCCGGCGGCGCTGTACTTTGCCGAAAGCGAAGTGGAGGCGATGCGCGAGGCCGTCTGCAAAATCTCCTGCCTTACGCACGGGCACCAGCGCAGCCAGCTCGCCTGCTTCCTTTACGCCCTGCTGGCCAACGAACTGCTCGCCGGAAACACACCGGGACTGGCCTACGAAAAAATGAGGGAAAGGGCTCCTGAACTGTGCGCGGGAACTGCTCTGGCCGGAGAACTGCCCCATTTTGAGCGCATTTTAAACGGCTCCCTACCCGGCCTTCCCGGAAGGGAAATCCGCTCCGACGGCTATGTGGTCAGCACACTGGAGGCGGCCGCCTGGTGCCTGTTGAACAACGCCACTTTTTCCGACACCGTTCTTTCGGCCGTAAATCTCGGCGGCGACTCCGATACCACCGGCGCTGTAGCCGGCAGCCTGGCGGGAGTCTATTACGGCTACGGCGCAATACCCCGGAAGTGGCTGGAAAGGCTGGCGCGATTTGAAGAAATCCTGGCCCTTTTTGAAAAGTTCGCCTCCTTGCTAACAAAAAACAGCCTCCATTAA
- a CDS encoding transposase: MLNFHSTRKIAGFNLTENSSGSRKGKTGISKRGCPGLRNLLYQASLALVSKTRNLRPCTGT, translated from the coding sequence GTGTTAAACTTCCACTCTACCCGGAAAATAGCCGGGTTTAACCTTACGGAAAACAGTTCCGGATCGCGTAAGGGCAAAACAGGGATATCCAAGCGGGGGTGCCCGGGGTTAAGAAACCTTTTATATCAGGCCTCTCTTGCTCTGGTGTCTAAAACCCGGAATTTAAGGCCCTGTACCGGCACCTGA
- a CDS encoding macro domain-containing protein, protein MARTIKGVTIECVQGDITRQEGFDAVVNAANAELRPGGGVSGAIHRAAGPGLAEECRPLAPIKPGQAVITSAHKLPNRFVIHCLGPVYGVDKPSDRLLADCYRNALKLADRYEISSIAFPAISTGAFGYPVREAAEEACRAIVETIPALKSVKRIRFVLRDAEPVRVHEEALASA, encoded by the coding sequence GTGGCGCGGACGATCAAGGGCGTGACCATCGAGTGCGTGCAGGGAGACATCACCCGGCAGGAGGGGTTTGACGCCGTGGTCAACGCGGCCAATGCCGAACTGCGCCCGGGCGGCGGGGTGTCCGGTGCCATACACCGGGCGGCCGGACCTGGGTTGGCCGAGGAGTGCCGGCCGCTGGCCCCGATCAAGCCCGGACAGGCGGTGATCACGAGTGCCCACAAACTGCCGAACCGCTTCGTGATCCACTGCCTGGGGCCGGTTTACGGCGTGGATAAGCCGTCCGACCGGCTGCTGGCCGACTGCTACCGGAATGCCCTGAAGCTTGCCGACCGGTACGAAATATCCTCGATCGCCTTTCCGGCCATCTCCACCGGTGCCTTCGGTTACCCGGTCAGGGAGGCGGCTGAAGAGGCCTGCCGGGCCATCGTGGAAACCATTCCGGCGCTTAAATCGGTCAAAAGGATCCGTTTTGTTTTGCGCGATGCGGAACCGGTGCGCGTCCACGAAGAAGCGCTGGCGTCCGCCTGA
- a CDS encoding metal-dependent hydrolase: protein MTFLWRTHFVAGAGLGAAYGAVFHQGDPGIMAASAGIGGIAALLPDVDSPHSNLGRAARPVSDVLNFALGHRGFLYFLLGATVVLALAAFAALFWAPSGAVWSLLVSALAAGYLSHLLLDALTPGGVPLLWPRGGSTSLPLVRTGSFFERVVFLPALAVAVALVVWGVAK, encoded by the coding sequence ATGACCTTTCTCTGGCGCACGCACTTCGTTGCCGGCGCGGGTCTCGGCGCGGCCTATGGGGCCGTCTTTCACCAGGGCGACCCGGGAATTATGGCTGCGTCTGCGGGAATTGGGGGAATTGCCGCGCTCCTTCCAGATGTGGATTCTCCGCACTCCAATCTGGGCCGGGCCGCCAGGCCCGTATCCGACGTTCTGAACTTCGCCTTGGGCCACCGGGGGTTCCTGTATTTCCTTTTGGGAGCGACGGTCGTCTTGGCCCTCGCCGCGTTTGCCGCGCTCTTTTGGGCGCCTTCCGGCGCGGTTTGGAGCCTGCTGGTTTCCGCGCTGGCCGCTGGTTACTTGTCACACTTACTGCTGGACGCCCTGACTCCGGGCGGCGTGCCTCTGCTGTGGCCGCGGGGCGGCAGCACGTCCCTGCCCCTGGTGCGGACCGGCAGTTTCTTTGAGCGGGTCGTCTTCCTGCCCGCCCTGGCGGTCGCCGTCGCGCTGGTCGTCTGGGGGGTGGCGAAATGA
- a CDS encoding SagB/ThcOx family dehydrogenase, whose translation MAGAGLGWVVLTAAGCATGKEAARNRVPADPGENIAREVAGGKAIALPASRLTGEMSLEAAVAGRRSERSFRAAPLKLEQLAQLLWAAQGITDPHPDPAQRFRRAAPSAGAQYPLDLYPVVGEIEGLEAGIYRYCPQEHALGLLTPGDRRRQLARACLGQMFVAAAPVAVVITATYDRITDRYGERGIRYAHMEVGHVGQNIHLQAEALGLGTVVVGAFQDEEVAEVLQLPRKEAPLYVMPVGIIQS comes from the coding sequence GTGGCCGGAGCGGGGCTGGGATGGGTGGTCCTGACCGCAGCCGGCTGCGCTACCGGGAAGGAAGCAGCGCGAAACAGAGTACCAGCGGATCCCGGCGAAAATATCGCCCGAGAAGTCGCTGGAGGGAAAGCGATTGCGTTGCCCGCCTCCCGGTTAACGGGGGAAATGTCCCTGGAGGCGGCGGTGGCCGGTCGGAGATCCGAAAGGAGTTTTCGAGCAGCCCCGCTGAAACTGGAACAGCTGGCCCAACTGCTCTGGGCCGCGCAGGGGATTACCGATCCGCACCCGGATCCGGCCCAGCGGTTTCGCCGGGCCGCGCCGAGTGCCGGAGCCCAATACCCGCTGGATCTTTACCCGGTAGTGGGCGAGATTGAAGGGCTGGAAGCAGGTATTTACCGGTATTGTCCCCAGGAACACGCCTTGGGCCTGCTGACGCCTGGCGACCGGCGCCGGCAGTTGGCCCGGGCCTGCCTGGGGCAGATGTTTGTCGCCGCGGCGCCGGTGGCGGTGGTCATCACCGCCACCTACGACCGGATCACGGACCGGTACGGGGAACGTGGCATCCGGTACGCCCACATGGAAGTCGGGCATGTGGGGCAGAATATCCACCTGCAGGCCGAGGCGCTGGGGCTGGGCACGGTCGTGGTCGGGGCTTTCCAGGACGAAGAAGTGGCGGAGGTCCTGCAACTACCGCGGAAAGAGGCACCGCTGTATGTGATGCCGGTTGGAATCATTCAGAGTTAG
- a CDS encoding PadR family transcriptional regulator: MNAGPNRPPEAELALLLQTHTEKLIWPCLLFLLYRKPAHGYELIQSLNRMDLPEGEADPATIYRNLRRMEEEELVTSRWEAGPSGPARRLYHLTPAGKQALHLFAHLLREKKEKMEQFLRQYRELFPAGPAENGKEGE; encoded by the coding sequence ATGAACGCCGGACCAAACCGCCCGCCGGAGGCGGAACTTGCCCTTCTCCTGCAGACCCACACCGAAAAACTGATCTGGCCTTGTCTCCTCTTCCTCCTGTACCGCAAGCCGGCTCACGGGTACGAGCTGATTCAGTCCCTGAACAGGATGGACCTGCCGGAAGGTGAGGCCGACCCGGCCACCATCTACCGGAACCTGCGCCGCATGGAGGAAGAAGAACTGGTGACCTCCCGCTGGGAGGCCGGACCTTCCGGTCCCGCCCGGCGGCTTTACCACCTGACTCCGGCGGGGAAGCAGGCTTTGCATCTGTTCGCCCACTTGCTGCGGGAAAAAAAAGAGAAAATGGAGCAGTTTCTCCGCCAGTACCGGGAACTCTTTCCGGCCGGACCGGCGGAAAACGGGAAAGAGGGAGAATAA
- a CDS encoding extracellular solute-binding protein: MLPKPDDSLTILHAGALRHPLRECARLFNRAHPKVDLRLEAAGSLACARRLLEGRHADIVALADPILFEKLLVPRLVQRYFVFAIDQMVITFDDLSRHSRYINADNWMDVLLEPEVTFGRSDHNLDPAGYRTLMLWQLAEQHYGRPGLFDRLNQKCRPEHIYAKSVDLTPAIRDGRLDYGFGYQCVARQDGLLFVRLPERINLSNPAHADYYAQASVDIDSPLTGLRTTVHGAPVEFAAGCTEQAQNRELAKAFLDLLISRDGQKILEESGLVPY; this comes from the coding sequence ATGCTGCCCAAACCCGATGATTCTTTGACCATTCTCCACGCGGGCGCCTTGCGCCACCCGCTCCGGGAGTGCGCACGCCTCTTCAACCGGGCGCACCCCAAGGTCGACCTGCGCCTGGAGGCCGCCGGCTCGCTGGCTTGCGCCCGCCGCCTGCTGGAGGGCCGCCATGCGGACATTGTCGCCCTGGCCGACCCGATACTCTTCGAAAAGCTCCTGGTGCCCCGGCTGGTCCAGCGTTACTTTGTCTTCGCCATCGACCAGATGGTGATTACTTTCGACGACCTCTCCCGGCACAGCCGCTACATCAACGCGGACAACTGGATGGATGTCCTTTTAGAACCGGAAGTGACCTTCGGCCGGTCCGACCACAATCTGGACCCCGCCGGCTACCGGACCCTGATGCTCTGGCAGTTGGCCGAGCAGCACTACGGCCGTCCCGGCCTGTTCGACCGGTTGAACCAAAAGTGCCGCCCGGAACACATCTACGCCAAATCGGTCGACCTGACGCCGGCCATCCGTGATGGTCGGTTGGACTACGGGTTCGGGTACCAGTGCGTCGCCCGGCAGGACGGCTTGCTTTTCGTGCGCCTGCCCGAGAGGATCAACCTGTCCAACCCAGCCCATGCGGACTATTACGCGCAAGCCTCGGTGGACATAGACAGCCCGCTTACCGGCCTGCGCACGACAGTGCACGGCGCGCCGGTGGAGTTCGCAGCCGGCTGCACCGAACAAGCCCAGAACCGGGAATTGGCGAAGGCTTTCCTGGACCTGCTCATCAGCCGCGACGGCCAGAAAATCCTCGAGGAATCCGGCCTGGTGCCCTACTGA
- a CDS encoding PaaI family thioesterase — MTIDETTHMCFACSPINPIGLKLVFADKGDTCVTRFVPGPQHQGWTGRVHGGIVTTLLDEAMAQFLYRRDETAVTAELTVRFRIPAPVGSELLVEARQTGARGRLLTLEAKACLKDGTVVAVAQGKFLRVPPDALG, encoded by the coding sequence TTGACGATTGACGAAACCACCCACATGTGTTTTGCCTGCAGTCCGATCAATCCTATCGGCCTCAAACTGGTTTTCGCGGACAAGGGGGACACCTGCGTAACACGGTTTGTGCCGGGGCCCCAGCACCAGGGCTGGACCGGCCGCGTGCACGGGGGGATCGTTACCACCCTGCTCGACGAGGCCATGGCCCAATTCCTGTACCGGCGCGACGAAACGGCGGTGACCGCCGAACTGACGGTGCGGTTCCGCATTCCGGCGCCGGTGGGGAGCGAACTGCTGGTGGAGGCCCGGCAGACCGGTGCACGCGGGCGGTTGCTTACGCTAGAGGCGAAAGCCTGCCTCAAGGACGGAACGGTGGTGGCCGTCGCACAAGGGAAATTCCTACGGGTGCCGCCGGACGCCCTGGGCTGA
- a CDS encoding PIN domain-containing protein: MSLSGKIAVDANVILSAVIGGKAGRIFREATALEFVTVPAILDEVKKYLPVLAKKKGLSLGLMRSVLDLLPLTIASEETYADFLDQARVQVGNRDPDDVPLLALALSLACPVWSNDDDLKGLAEVKVYTTAELLAKRNTLIG, encoded by the coding sequence TTGAGTCTTTCAGGAAAGATCGCCGTAGACGCTAACGTCATTCTCTCTGCTGTAATCGGGGGAAAGGCTGGCAGGATCTTTCGTGAGGCAACAGCGCTGGAATTTGTGACCGTGCCTGCTATACTGGATGAGGTCAAAAAATACCTGCCGGTTCTTGCGAAGAAAAAGGGTCTGAGCCTTGGGCTCATGCGTAGCGTGTTGGATCTATTACCGTTGACTATAGCTTCTGAAGAAACGTATGCAGATTTTTTGGACCAAGCGCGTGTTCAGGTTGGCAACCGCGATCCGGACGATGTACCCCTTCTGGCCCTAGCGCTGAGTCTGGCCTGCCCAGTTTGGTCAAACGATGATGATCTTAAAGGGTTAGCCGAGGTAAAAGTGTACACAACCGCCGAGTTGCTGGCGAAGAGAAATACTCTCATAGGATAA